A window of Paenibacillus polygoni contains these coding sequences:
- a CDS encoding tRNA (adenine(22)-N(1))-methyltransferase, which produces MKLSKRLQLLHDLMDPGRILADIGSDHALLPVACVRSGQAVKAIAGELNEGPFEAAKKQVASAGLSAKIEVRRGDGLDVIEPGEVDTVTIAGMGGALIAAILDRGIHRLKGVTRLILQPNVGEDILRKWLYEHDFVVEAERIIEEDGKIYEVIAAVPAYFSHIANEEIYEPKLIGTRENEIELSKEELIAMGPFLVEQGGPVFIKKWHWEMDKLKHVLKSLSNSDLPAAKEKAEEIQNRLKRIEEVLLCMQKDKL; this is translated from the coding sequence GTGAAATTGTCAAAAAGATTGCAGTTATTACATGATCTAATGGACCCGGGACGGATACTTGCTGATATTGGTTCAGATCATGCACTTTTGCCGGTAGCTTGTGTTCGCAGCGGTCAAGCTGTGAAGGCGATTGCGGGCGAGCTGAACGAAGGTCCATTTGAAGCTGCAAAGAAACAAGTGGCAAGCGCAGGACTTTCTGCGAAAATTGAAGTGCGCAGAGGAGATGGCCTTGATGTCATCGAACCAGGAGAAGTAGATACAGTTACAATTGCAGGTATGGGGGGAGCGCTGATTGCTGCAATCCTAGATCGGGGCATTCATCGGCTGAAAGGTGTCACTCGGCTTATTCTGCAGCCTAACGTTGGAGAAGATATACTCCGTAAATGGTTATATGAACATGATTTTGTTGTTGAAGCAGAGCGAATTATTGAAGAAGACGGAAAAATTTATGAAGTTATTGCTGCCGTACCCGCTTATTTCTCTCATATCGCTAATGAGGAGATTTATGAACCAAAATTAATCGGTACTCGCGAAAATGAAATCGAACTGAGCAAGGAAGAGCTAATTGCGATGGGTCCTTTTTTAGTAGAACAAGGAGGTCCTGTCTTTATTAAAAAATGGCACTGGGAAATGGACAAGCTAAAGCATGTACTAAAATCTTTGTCTAACTCAGATCTACCTGCTGCAAAAGAAAAAGCCGAAGAAATTCAAAATAGGTTGAAGCGGATTGAGGAGGTACTGTTATGTATGCAAAAGGACAAACTGTAA
- the rpoD gene encoding RNA polymerase sigma factor RpoD, whose translation MANDQHTELETELTLDQVKDQLIEQGKKRASLNYKEIMEKLSPFDQDPEQMDEFYEQLSDLGIDVVNENDEENPLRPSEDSENNDSDDFRFDDDLSLPPGIKINDPVRMYLKEIGRVPLLSADDEVELAKRIMNGDEEAKRRLAEANLRLVVSIAKRYVGRGMLFLDLIQEGNMGLIKAVEKFDHNKGFKFSTYATWWIRQAITRAIADQARTIRIPVHMVETINKLIRVSRQLLQELGREPTPEEIAAEMDLSVEKVREITKIAQEPVSLETPIGEEDDSHLGDFIEDQEALAPADAAAYELLKEQLEDVLDTLTEREENVLRLRFGLDDGRTRTLEEVGKVFGVTRERIRQIEAKALRKLRHPSRSKRLKDFLE comes from the coding sequence ATGGCGAATGATCAGCATACTGAACTAGAGACAGAATTGACGCTGGATCAAGTAAAAGACCAACTGATTGAACAAGGTAAAAAGAGGGCGTCATTAAACTATAAAGAGATCATGGAGAAACTTTCTCCATTTGATCAAGATCCGGAACAAATGGATGAGTTTTATGAACAGCTCAGTGATTTGGGAATCGATGTAGTGAATGAAAATGATGAGGAGAACCCGCTTCGTCCAAGTGAAGACTCCGAAAACAATGATAGCGATGATTTCCGTTTTGATGATGATTTAAGCTTACCTCCAGGTATCAAAATTAATGACCCGGTGCGTATGTATTTGAAAGAAATCGGCCGTGTTCCACTTCTATCCGCAGATGACGAGGTTGAACTCGCTAAGCGTATTATGAATGGAGACGAAGAAGCAAAACGCCGCCTCGCAGAAGCGAACTTACGACTCGTTGTAAGTATTGCGAAGCGTTATGTGGGCCGTGGTATGCTTTTCCTAGATCTCATTCAAGAAGGTAACATGGGACTAATCAAAGCGGTTGAGAAGTTTGACCACAACAAAGGTTTCAAATTTAGTACGTATGCAACTTGGTGGATTCGCCAGGCGATCACTCGTGCAATTGCCGATCAGGCTCGTACCATTCGTATTCCCGTGCATATGGTAGAAACCATTAACAAATTGATTCGTGTATCTCGTCAGCTCCTTCAAGAGTTAGGGCGCGAACCAACACCGGAAGAGATTGCAGCTGAAATGGATCTGAGTGTAGAAAAAGTAAGAGAAATTACGAAGATTGCACAAGAACCGGTTTCACTGGAAACACCGATTGGTGAGGAAGATGATTCTCATTTGGGAGACTTTATCGAGGATCAGGAAGCACTTGCTCCTGCAGATGCAGCAGCTTATGAACTCCTTAAAGAGCAATTGGAAGATGTGCTGGATACGCTGACTGAGCGTGAAGAGAATGTGCTTCGTTTGCGGTTTGGTCTTGATGATGGACGTACAAGAACACTTGAAGAAGTAGGTAAAGTGTTTGGTGTTACACGTGAGCGGATTCGTCAGATCGAAGCAAAAGCATTGCGTAAGCTACGCCATCCAAGTCGCAGCAAACGCCTGAAAGATTTTCTTGAATAG
- the dnaG gene encoding DNA primase gives MSAGQGNIPESVIESVLQQHDIVDTVSKFVHLTKQGKYMKGLCPFHSENTPSFTVTPERQIFYCYGCGKGGNAIKFRMEIEGLTFPEAVKSMAEESHIPLGDWHGRDVAHHNPETERLLQANELTAKLYHYLLKNTEYGKAAITYLRGRGMNDKAIDHFQIGYAPAGWNTLVQFLEKRSFSLPEMEKGGLISSRHEGGGYVDRFRDRIIFPIKSSSGKVIAFAGRTMGDGQPKYLNSPETRLFNKSRILYNMYDAKSSIRKKGQTILFEGYGDVISAWEHDILNGVAGMGTALTENQARMLKSLSDEVIICYDGDKAGQAAALKNLPILESAGLVVKIALLTDGLDPDEFIRKHGGDRFTHQIIEGAVSPIKFKLINLKKNHILLEEGGRIAYSREAIKLIAPLSSPTEREVYLRELSSEVDVDFETLKQECNLERQQIQKNEHFGDNIDKRWNNGRQQNRQIPTPNLLPAYHAAERRLLSWMLQDEEAARYVNEHLGEAFNINDHAAIAAYLYAYYAQGKAPDTGLFMLSLQDDRLEKTVSSITMMDAPGQWDQSALDDCIREVLKYPVLRQIDQKKEEMIAAERSGDFLRAAQIASEIITLERQ, from the coding sequence ATGAGTGCCGGACAGGGTAACATACCGGAAAGTGTTATCGAATCAGTTCTTCAGCAACATGATATCGTAGACACGGTAAGTAAATTTGTACATCTGACCAAGCAGGGCAAATACATGAAGGGTCTTTGTCCGTTTCATTCAGAGAATACCCCTTCGTTTACAGTTACACCAGAACGCCAGATTTTCTATTGCTACGGTTGCGGCAAGGGTGGAAATGCCATCAAATTTAGGATGGAAATCGAAGGATTAACCTTCCCCGAGGCTGTAAAGTCAATGGCAGAAGAAAGTCATATCCCTCTTGGGGATTGGCATGGACGTGATGTTGCGCACCACAATCCGGAAACGGAGCGTTTGCTGCAAGCGAACGAACTTACTGCGAAATTATACCATTATCTACTCAAAAATACGGAGTACGGAAAAGCAGCGATAACATATTTGCGTGGTCGGGGTATGAACGATAAGGCAATTGATCATTTTCAGATTGGTTATGCTCCTGCAGGATGGAATACACTGGTTCAATTTCTTGAGAAACGTTCTTTCTCTCTTCCCGAAATGGAGAAGGGCGGACTCATTTCTTCTCGACATGAAGGCGGGGGATATGTAGACCGTTTTCGAGATCGTATTATTTTTCCAATTAAAAGCAGCAGCGGCAAGGTTATTGCTTTTGCGGGACGAACCATGGGAGATGGCCAGCCCAAATATCTAAACTCACCCGAAACGAGATTATTTAATAAAAGTCGGATCCTCTATAACATGTATGATGCGAAGTCGTCCATTCGTAAGAAAGGGCAGACCATTTTGTTTGAAGGATACGGGGACGTAATCTCCGCGTGGGAGCATGATATTCTTAATGGTGTGGCCGGAATGGGAACCGCATTAACAGAAAACCAAGCACGAATGCTTAAATCACTCAGTGATGAGGTAATTATTTGTTATGACGGTGATAAAGCCGGACAAGCTGCTGCACTAAAAAACTTGCCTATCCTAGAATCCGCTGGTCTTGTCGTCAAGATTGCGCTTCTAACGGATGGACTTGATCCGGATGAATTCATTCGAAAGCATGGCGGTGACCGCTTTACCCATCAAATTATTGAGGGTGCAGTGTCTCCGATAAAATTTAAGCTTATAAACCTGAAGAAAAACCATATACTGCTAGAAGAAGGTGGTCGAATTGCTTATTCAAGGGAGGCCATCAAACTGATAGCTCCCCTCTCTTCACCAACAGAAAGGGAAGTATATCTTCGGGAACTTTCATCTGAAGTAGATGTTGATTTCGAGACTCTAAAGCAGGAATGTAACCTCGAAAGACAACAAATACAAAAAAACGAGCATTTTGGGGATAATATTGATAAAAGGTGGAATAATGGTAGGCAACAAAATAGGCAGATTCCTACACCGAATCTTCTTCCTGCCTATCATGCGGCCGAGAGAAGGCTTCTATCCTGGATGCTTCAAGACGAAGAAGCTGCAAGGTACGTCAACGAACATTTAGGCGAGGCTTTTAACATTAACGATCATGCAGCAATTGCTGCTTATCTATATGCTTATTACGCACAAGGAAAAGCGCCGGATACAGGACTGTTTATGTTATCCCTTCAGGATGATCGCTTGGAAAAAACAGTGAGCTCAATCACCATGATGGATGCTCCTGGTCAGTGGGATCAGAGTGCCCTTGATGATTGTATACGAGAGGTTCTTAAATACCCTGTACTCAGGCAGATTGATCAGAAGAAAGAAGAAATGATTGCTGCCGAACGATCCGGAGACTTTTTGCGTGCAGCACAAATTGCAAGTGAGATTATAACCCTAGAGAGACAGTGA
- a CDS encoding YaiI/YqxD family protein: protein MQRRIVVDGDACPVKREIAETAPRFDMHVLMVSSFDHRLEAAEGVTVIQVDRSDQSADLYIANHIRAHDVVVTQDYGLAALALAKNCSVITFRGKIIDNQDIDFLLDSRHTHAKARKRGHYGKGPKPLTDEDRRTFQHKLTKLLKDLQEFV, encoded by the coding sequence ATGCAAAGGCGAATTGTTGTCGATGGTGATGCTTGCCCCGTAAAGCGTGAGATTGCAGAAACCGCTCCTAGGTTTGACATGCATGTGCTGATGGTATCTTCATTTGATCACCGATTAGAGGCAGCAGAAGGGGTAACGGTAATTCAAGTAGATCGCAGCGATCAGAGTGCCGATCTATACATTGCGAATCATATACGTGCACATGATGTGGTTGTGACTCAAGATTATGGACTTGCTGCACTGGCTCTAGCCAAGAACTGCAGTGTTATTACTTTTCGAGGAAAAATAATTGATAATCAGGACATTGATTTTCTGCTTGATTCTAGACATACTCATGCAAAAGCAAGAAAAAGGGGTCATTATGGGAAAGGTCCAAAGCCGCTGACAGATGAGGATCGCAGGACATTTCAACATAAACTGACAAAACTTTTGAAAGATTTGCAGGAGTTTGTGTGA
- the glyS gene encoding glycine--tRNA ligase subunit beta, translating into MSKDLLFEIGLEEVPARFVRGAIEQLQDRMEKWLSSIRVNHGAVEAYATPRRLAVIIKDVAEKQEDIEEEVKGPSRKIAVDENGNWSKAALGFARSQGVSPEQFTFKELGGVEYIYATKSSKGTETSEVIAEGLLQILHAMTFPKFMRWASYDFKFVRPIRWMVALFGSDVVSIEVAGVTSGNITRGHRFLGKEIEIKEPSAYVEALRSEHVIVDIEERRAMIVKQIEELAKEKNWTIGVKEDLLEEILFLVETPTVLYGTFESSFLHIPQDVLITSMREHQRYFPVFDDKGTLLPYFVTVRNGGKESLDVIAKGNEKVLRARLSDAKFFYEEDQKLQIKDAVSKLESIVFQEEMGTVGDKVRRIRKIADALAAKLDIPADQVESVSRAADICKFDLVTQMVYEFPELQGVMGEDYALKAGERAEVARAIFEHYQPRSASDQVPASMIGSIVSIADKIDTIVGCFSIGIIPTGSQDPYALRRQAAGIVQIAYEHELPITLDAIFEIGIGVHESMRVMKRPADEIRKDLQEFFGLRVKKLLSETMRYDVVDAVISAQYNDIVSVTRRGAALMNAVVSEEDFKTTVDSFNRVGNLAAKASNASVSEEVFVEDGERKLYDAWKATSPAYQEAIARHDAEKALSLASSWKEPITEFFDSVMVMAEDEAVRANRLGLLASIDQDLKSFADFSKLVW; encoded by the coding sequence ATGTCTAAAGATCTACTATTTGAAATTGGTCTGGAAGAAGTGCCTGCAAGATTTGTGCGCGGAGCGATTGAGCAGCTGCAGGACCGGATGGAAAAATGGCTTAGCAGTATTCGGGTAAACCATGGTGCTGTAGAAGCTTATGCGACACCGCGTCGTTTGGCTGTCATTATTAAAGACGTTGCTGAAAAGCAAGAGGATATTGAAGAAGAAGTAAAAGGACCTTCACGCAAAATTGCGGTTGATGAAAACGGAAATTGGAGCAAAGCAGCGCTTGGTTTTGCGAGAAGCCAGGGTGTTTCTCCAGAGCAGTTTACGTTTAAAGAACTGGGCGGAGTGGAGTATATCTACGCAACGAAAAGCAGCAAAGGCACGGAAACTTCTGAAGTGATTGCTGAAGGATTGCTGCAAATTTTACATGCGATGACATTCCCTAAATTTATGCGCTGGGCTTCTTATGATTTCAAATTTGTTCGTCCGATCCGCTGGATGGTTGCACTCTTTGGGTCAGATGTAGTCTCTATAGAAGTTGCGGGCGTTACTTCGGGCAATATTACACGAGGACACCGTTTCTTAGGAAAAGAAATCGAGATTAAAGAGCCCTCTGCTTATGTTGAAGCATTACGTTCTGAGCATGTAATTGTCGATATTGAAGAGCGTCGTGCAATGATTGTGAAACAAATTGAAGAGCTCGCTAAAGAGAAGAACTGGACCATTGGTGTAAAAGAAGATTTGCTTGAAGAAATCTTGTTCCTCGTTGAGACGCCAACAGTGTTATACGGAACGTTTGAATCTTCATTCCTTCATATTCCGCAGGATGTGCTGATTACTTCGATGCGTGAACATCAACGTTATTTCCCTGTGTTTGATGATAAAGGTACATTGCTTCCTTACTTCGTCACAGTACGTAACGGCGGAAAAGAATCGCTTGATGTGATTGCAAAAGGGAATGAGAAAGTGCTTCGTGCACGTTTGTCCGATGCGAAATTCTTTTACGAAGAAGATCAAAAATTACAAATTAAAGATGCAGTATCCAAACTTGAGAGCATTGTTTTCCAAGAAGAGATGGGTACGGTTGGTGATAAAGTCCGCCGCATCCGCAAAATTGCTGATGCACTCGCAGCGAAGCTGGATATCCCGGCAGATCAGGTGGAATCGGTAAGCCGAGCAGCTGATATTTGTAAATTTGATCTTGTTACACAGATGGTCTATGAATTCCCAGAATTGCAGGGGGTTATGGGCGAAGATTACGCTTTGAAAGCAGGGGAACGCGCCGAGGTAGCTAGAGCAATCTTTGAACATTATCAGCCAAGATCAGCTTCTGACCAAGTTCCGGCATCGATGATTGGATCTATCGTAAGTATTGCTGATAAGATAGATACCATCGTAGGATGTTTCTCGATCGGTATTATTCCAACGGGTTCACAAGATCCTTATGCTCTGCGTCGTCAAGCAGCAGGTATCGTACAGATCGCTTATGAACATGAACTGCCTATAACTTTGGATGCTATTTTTGAGATTGGCATCGGAGTTCACGAAAGTATGAGAGTGATGAAACGTCCAGCTGATGAAATACGTAAAGACTTACAGGAGTTCTTTGGTTTGCGGGTCAAAAAGCTCTTGTCTGAAACCATGCGTTATGATGTAGTGGATGCGGTAATTAGTGCTCAGTACAATGATATCGTATCCGTTACGCGCCGCGGAGCTGCTTTGATGAATGCTGTTGTCTCTGAAGAAGATTTCAAAACAACAGTAGACTCCTTTAACCGTGTAGGTAATTTGGCTGCCAAAGCTTCTAATGCTTCGGTTAGTGAAGAGGTATTTGTGGAAGATGGAGAGCGTAAACTATATGATGCATGGAAGGCGACTTCTCCTGCTTACCAAGAAGCGATTGCTCGTCATGATGCAGAGAAGGCCTTAAGTTTGGCTAGCTCCTGGAAAGAGCCTATCACCGAATTCTTCGATTCGGTTATGGTTATGGCAGAAGACGAAGCTGTTCGTGCGAATCGCTTAGGCTTACTCGCGTCTATCGATCAAGACTTGAAATCATTCGCTGATTTCTCCAAATTGGTTTGGTAA
- the glyQ gene encoding glycine--tRNA ligase subunit alpha, translated as MNFQQMILTLQEFWAGQECIIVQPYDTEKGAGTMNPMTFLRSIGPEPWKVAYVEPSRRPSDGRYGENPNRLYQHHQFQVIIKPSPDNIQELYLDSLKALGIDANQHDIRFVEDNWENPSLGCAGLGWEVWLDGMEITQFTYFQQVGGIETSPVSVEITYGMERLASYIQDKDNVFDLEWVGDVKYGDVFHQPEVEHSKYTFEVSDVRMLFTLFNMYEEEAKKAMDQDLVFPAYDYVLKCSHTFNLLDARGAISVTERTGYITRVRNLARQVAATYLAEREKLGFPLIKQGGADHV; from the coding sequence ATGAATTTTCAGCAAATGATTTTAACGCTGCAAGAGTTCTGGGCAGGCCAGGAATGCATTATTGTTCAGCCATATGATACGGAAAAGGGCGCAGGTACAATGAACCCAATGACTTTCCTTCGTTCCATCGGACCTGAACCATGGAAAGTAGCTTATGTGGAACCGTCAAGACGTCCTTCGGATGGAAGATACGGAGAAAACCCGAACCGTTTGTACCAACATCACCAGTTCCAAGTCATTATCAAACCTTCTCCTGACAATATTCAGGAACTGTATTTAGACAGTCTTAAGGCCCTCGGTATTGATGCGAATCAGCATGATATCCGTTTTGTAGAAGATAACTGGGAGAATCCTTCTCTTGGTTGTGCGGGTCTCGGCTGGGAAGTATGGCTCGACGGTATGGAAATTACACAGTTCACTTATTTCCAACAAGTCGGCGGGATCGAAACAAGTCCTGTTTCTGTTGAAATTACCTATGGTATGGAGCGTCTGGCATCCTATATCCAGGACAAAGACAATGTATTTGACCTGGAGTGGGTAGGCGATGTGAAATATGGGGACGTGTTCCATCAACCGGAAGTGGAACATTCTAAATATACGTTTGAAGTATCGGATGTTCGTATGTTATTTACGCTCTTTAACATGTATGAAGAAGAAGCAAAAAAGGCAATGGATCAGGATCTGGTATTCCCAGCTTATGATTATGTGCTCAAATGCTCTCATACGTTTAACCTGCTGGATGCCCGCGGAGCAATTAGTGTAACGGAACGGACGGGCTATATTACGAGAGTACGTAATCTCGCACGTCAAGTCGCTGCAACGTATCTAGCGGAGCGCGAGAAGCTCGGATTCCCATTGATTAAGCAAGGAGGTGCGGATCATGTCTAA
- the recO gene encoding DNA repair protein RecO — translation MLYRVEGIVIRSMDYGEGNKIITLCTENGGKVGVLVRGAKKAKSRHAALTQPFTYGEYVFFRNQGLGTLNQGEIIESHHLLREDIIKAAFASYACELLDRVLQDDETGTFWFKQLKACLGALQEDKDPAIIIHLYEMKILQSTGYAPELQACISCGRERPDEEYFISPGLGGVLCRACKHFDPPAMNITPRALKLLRLFSALDLQRLGNISVREETKAEIKVIMRAFMDQQLALKLKSRHFLDQMEKYGL, via the coding sequence ATGCTATACAGGGTGGAAGGGATCGTCATCCGCAGTATGGACTACGGCGAAGGGAACAAGATTATTACGCTTTGCACCGAAAATGGAGGTAAAGTAGGAGTTCTTGTTCGTGGAGCTAAGAAGGCAAAAAGCCGTCATGCTGCCCTGACACAGCCGTTTACGTATGGGGAATATGTGTTTTTTCGGAATCAGGGACTGGGCACCTTAAATCAAGGCGAAATTATTGAATCTCACCATCTACTCCGTGAGGATATTATAAAGGCAGCATTTGCCTCTTATGCTTGTGAGTTATTAGATCGTGTGCTGCAGGATGATGAAACAGGGACCTTTTGGTTCAAACAATTAAAGGCTTGCCTCGGGGCTCTTCAAGAAGATAAAGATCCGGCTATTATTATTCATCTTTATGAAATGAAAATATTACAATCCACTGGATATGCACCTGAGCTCCAAGCTTGTATTTCCTGCGGACGGGAGAGGCCGGACGAAGAATATTTTATTAGTCCGGGTCTTGGAGGCGTTCTATGCCGTGCGTGTAAACACTTTGATCCACCGGCCATGAACATAACCCCTAGGGCATTAAAACTGTTACGCTTATTTTCAGCGCTGGATTTACAGCGGCTTGGCAATATCTCTGTACGTGAAGAGACAAAGGCTGAAATTAAAGTGATCATGCGTGCTTTTATGGATCAACAATTAGCCTTGAAATTAAAATCACGTCATTTTCTTGATCAAATGGAAAAGTACGGTTTATAG
- a CDS encoding YqzL family protein — MRDFSWTYFAKTGDVDAYLLYKEACASALDEVGIEAEGEVEPFDAIQIES; from the coding sequence ATGCGAGATTTTTCGTGGACGTATTTTGCAAAGACTGGAGATGTTGATGCTTACTTGCTGTACAAAGAAGCTTGTGCATCTGCCTTGGATGAGGTAGGAATCGAAGCTGAAGGGGAGGTTGAACCTTTTGATGCGATTCAGATCGAATCTTAG
- the era gene encoding GTPase Era, whose amino-acid sequence MSKKEFKSGFVAIIGRPNVGKSTLMNQVIGQKIAIMSDKPQTTRNKIHGVYTADNMQIVFLDTPGIHKRQSKLGDFMNMTALNTLREVEAVLFLVDAADGMGGGDRFIAEQLKDVKTPVILVLNKIDQIEPEALLPLIEQYSKLHEFAEIVPISAKLGNNVNTLLDQVKKYLPAGPQYYPEDQITDHPEQFVIAELVREKILHMTREEVPHSIAVTIEDMRAEKNGTVYVSAVIYVERDSQKGIIIGKQGALLKEVGKRARQDIERLLGSKIFLELWVKVKKDWRNQDRVLRDLGFHRDA is encoded by the coding sequence ATGTCAAAAAAAGAATTTAAATCGGGTTTTGTAGCCATTATCGGCAGACCGAATGTAGGTAAATCCACCTTAATGAATCAAGTCATCGGGCAGAAAATTGCCATTATGTCTGATAAACCGCAAACTACAAGAAATAAAATTCATGGGGTATATACCGCAGACAATATGCAAATCGTTTTCTTAGACACACCAGGTATTCATAAACGTCAATCTAAACTAGGCGATTTCATGAATATGACGGCACTTAATACGCTTCGAGAAGTAGAAGCGGTTCTATTTTTGGTGGATGCTGCAGATGGAATGGGCGGCGGCGACCGCTTTATTGCCGAACAGTTGAAAGATGTAAAAACGCCTGTCATCCTTGTGTTAAACAAAATCGATCAAATTGAGCCTGAAGCTCTTTTGCCTCTAATTGAACAATACAGCAAGCTGCATGAGTTTGCCGAGATCGTACCGATTTCAGCCAAGCTTGGCAATAACGTAAATACACTTCTTGATCAAGTTAAGAAGTATTTGCCGGCAGGTCCTCAGTATTATCCTGAAGATCAAATTACAGATCATCCGGAACAGTTTGTCATTGCTGAGCTTGTTCGTGAAAAAATTCTGCATATGACACGTGAAGAAGTTCCTCACTCCATTGCTGTTACCATTGAAGATATGCGTGCTGAGAAAAACGGGACAGTGTATGTATCTGCTGTGATTTATGTGGAGCGTGATTCTCAAAAAGGGATTATTATCGGTAAACAAGGCGCTCTTCTTAAAGAAGTAGGGAAACGAGCTCGTCAAGATATTGAAAGACTTCTCGGTTCCAAAATATTTTTGGAACTTTGGGTAAAAGTGAAAAAAGACTGGCGGAATCAAGACCGTGTTCTCCGTGATTTAGGTTTTCATCGAGACGCGTAA
- a CDS encoding cytidine deaminase, which produces MDKQSLMKEAIEARKKAYIPYSHFGVGAALVGEDGHIYHGCNIENAAYGPSNCAERTAVFSAIASGHAPRKFKAIAIVGDTEGPISPCGICRQVMFELCESDMPVYLGNLKGDMMETTVSELLPGAFGPQDLAKV; this is translated from the coding sequence ATGGATAAGCAAAGTTTAATGAAAGAAGCCATTGAAGCTCGAAAGAAAGCTTATATCCCGTACTCTCACTTTGGAGTGGGTGCTGCACTGGTCGGGGAAGATGGCCATATTTATCATGGTTGTAATATTGAAAATGCAGCTTACGGTCCAAGTAACTGCGCAGAGCGAACGGCTGTGTTTAGTGCCATCGCAAGCGGCCATGCGCCTAGAAAGTTTAAAGCAATAGCAATCGTAGGAGATACAGAAGGTCCGATCTCTCCTTGCGGTATATGTCGTCAGGTGATGTTTGAATTGTGTGAATCAGATATGCCTGTTTATTTAGGAAACCTGAAGGGTGACATGATGGAAACAACCGTCTCCGAACTACTGCCAGGTGCATTCGGCCCTCAAGATCTTGCGAAAGTATAA
- a CDS encoding diacylglycerol kinase family protein: MKKRSWGDVFRNAVEGLIESFLTQRNLRVHAACALLAVVAGLFFHISQVDWMFICVAIAGVMVTELLNTAVERVVDLASPEFHLLAKSAKDTAAGAVLLAAVFAVIIAIFVFWEPLITWAF; the protein is encoded by the coding sequence ATGAAGAAGCGCTCATGGGGTGATGTATTTCGTAACGCAGTGGAGGGCTTAATCGAAAGTTTTCTAACGCAGCGAAATCTGCGTGTTCATGCGGCTTGTGCTCTCCTTGCCGTTGTTGCAGGCCTGTTTTTTCATATCTCGCAGGTAGACTGGATGTTCATCTGTGTGGCAATTGCTGGTGTGATGGTTACAGAGCTGCTGAATACCGCTGTTGAACGGGTCGTAGACCTTGCCTCCCCTGAGTTTCATTTGCTCGCAAAATCCGCTAAAGATACCGCTGCTGGAGCTGTGCTGCTGGCGGCGGTTTTTGCCGTCATTATTGCAATATTTGTTTTTTGGGAGCCGCTGATAACATGGGCTTTCTAA
- the ybeY gene encoding rRNA maturation RNase YbeY, protein MSVQLVWNNNQEVVEITEELIGTLEKLLEKAAEMEKITDGEVALTFVTDQEIHELNKEYRGIDRPTDVLSFAMNESIDEELDIIYDLGENEAIDLPEILGDIIISVETAIAQSKEYGHSIDREIGFLFVHGFLHLLGYDHQDEASEAEMMGKQEKVLAEVGLSR, encoded by the coding sequence ATGAGTGTGCAGCTCGTATGGAACAATAACCAAGAAGTTGTTGAGATTACGGAAGAATTGATTGGGACTTTAGAAAAACTGCTTGAAAAAGCTGCCGAGATGGAGAAGATTACAGATGGTGAGGTAGCCCTCACTTTTGTAACAGATCAGGAGATTCATGAGCTAAATAAGGAGTATCGGGGAATCGATCGTCCTACCGATGTACTTTCTTTTGCGATGAACGAATCGATTGATGAAGAACTGGATATTATTTATGATCTTGGTGAGAATGAAGCTATAGATCTCCCTGAAATCCTTGGAGATATTATAATCTCAGTGGAGACCGCGATTGCTCAAAGTAAGGAATACGGTCATTCTATTGATCGTGAGATCGGATTTTTGTTTGTGCATGGTTTTCTTCATTTGTTAGGTTATGATCATCAGGACGAAGCTAGTGAAGCGGAAATGATGGGAAAACAGGAAAAAGTTCTTGCTGAGGTGGGGCTCAGTCGGTAA